Proteins co-encoded in one Quercus robur chromosome 8, dhQueRobu3.1, whole genome shotgun sequence genomic window:
- the LOC126696030 gene encoding uncharacterized protein LOC126696030, which produces MKGDPNKRNRNKYYRFHRDHGHDTDECFNLKQRIENLIRQGKLRSFLRRDQRDEKQKRKMEESSQPPLGEIRVIIGGSSTGQSSKKAYLKVVQSVQLSGRSPRARSTDEQAITFTDEHPHDDAFVISLLIADYTTRRVLVDNGSSTDILYYLAFQQMRLGRDQLHPVNSPLVGFGGMKVQPVGTISLSVVVGAYPRQITKDVNFLVVDCPSSYNAIIGRPTLNSWKVVTSTYHLSVKFPIEHGVGQVQGDQLAARECYLAMLAMDEQVQAMNVEEKKVVA; this is translated from the coding sequence atgaagggagatcccaacaaGCGCAATAGGAACAAGTATTATCGCTTCCATAGGGATCATGGTCATGATACAGACGAGTGTTTCAATTTAAAGCAACGAATTGAAAATCTTataaggcaagggaagttgAGGAGTTTCCTTAGACGAGACCAAAGGGACGAGAAACAGAAAAGGAAGATGGAAGAATCATCACAACCACCACTCGGAGAAATAAGAGTCATTATAGGGGGAAGTTCAACTGGCCAGTCGTCCAAGAAAGCATACCTGAAGGTAGTACAGAGCGTCCAACTTTCTGGACGATCACCGAGAGCAAGGTCCACAGACGAGCAAGCAATCACCTTCACGGACGAGCAcccccatgatgatgctttcGTCATCTCCTTATTAATTGCTGACTACACAACTAGAAGAGTGCTTGTGGACAACGGAAGCTCGAcagacattttatattatctaGCTTTTCAGCAAATGAGATTAGGACGAGACCAGCTCCATCCAGTAAACTCCCCCCTAGTAGGCTTTGGTGGGATGAAGGTGCAACCAGTGGGTACTATTTCCTTATCCGTGGTAGTGGGGGCATACCCAcgacaaatcaccaaggatgtgaacttccttgtggtagattgtCCATCCTCCTACAACGCTATAATTGGAAgaccaactttgaatagttggaaaGTTGTTACCTCTACTTACCACTTATCAGTCAAGTTTCCAATAGAACACGGAGTAGGGCAGGTACAAGGGGACCAACTAGCAGCAAGAGAATGTTACCTAGCCATGTTGGCCATGGATGAACAAGTTCAAGCCATGAATGTTGAAGAAAAGAAGGTTGTAGCATAG